AACCTGACAGTTAAGTTGTTTTATGAGTTGACTAATAGAAATAAGATTTTTTGTAATGTCTGGAACAACAAGAACGTTAGACAAAACAAGGGAGCTTTGAGGAACAATATTAGAAACAGAACCTTTATGAGAAATTGGAAGAGATTGTCCAGTACCAACCAGGACACGTTCATTGCCAGTGTAAACAGTGGAGACATCCAAATTTTCCGAGTTATTTGTTATATGAGAGGTGGCACCGGAATCAGGAAACCACTCATGATTGTTAAAATCTTGGACTGTGCATGCAGAAAAGGCTTCAGCAATGTTTGCAGACTGTTTCTTTTTAAGCTTCAGGAAATTCCAGCAACGTTTAGCTAAGTGACCCTCTTTGTCACATAGCTGACAGTAAACTGCAGTGTTGGATGGTGGTTTGACACTGCCAGAGTATGTAGAGGTCGTGGAAAATCGCGACTTTCCTCTCTTTGGTTCTGACCTACGTGAAGTCTGTTGTGTATAGTAAACAGAATTGGATGGTGAGTGGGAAACAGATTTTGCAAATATCTCATGACTCAATGCTTTTGGAACAATCTCAGAGAAGGAGGGTAATGGATGCTGTGAGATCATTGTGGTAGAGAAAATTTTGTAGTCTGGTCCCAATGCTCGTAAATACCAATGGACTTTATCTGTGTCATCAACAGGACGACCAATGGCTGCCAATTGATCACAAAGTCCTTTGAAGATTCTGGAGAACTCAGCAACAGATTGAGATCCTCGCTGCATTAACTGAAGTTCATCTTTGAGTTGCAACTCACGAGTCTTTGATCGGTGTGAGAAGGAAACTTCAAGAGCTTGCCAAGCCTCCTGTGAGTGTCGTAAACCCAACACCTCACTCATGGACTCTTCCGTGAGGGAAGAAAGCAACAAACTCAGAAGCATTTGATCTGTATGTAGCCAAGAATTGTGAGCAGGATTTGGCTTTGTGACCCCACTGGAATCAGTGATCACAGCACATGGAGCAACAATGCTCCCATCCAAGTAACCAAAGAGTTCTTGACTAGTTAATAGGGGAACAAACTGATTTCTCCATAATAGATAATTGGAGGAGGTCAGTTTAATGGTAAGCATGTGTACCATTGTGTTGAGCGGAAGAGAAGGGTATGAAGAAGATGAATCTGCCATGATTTCAATTTCCAAccgaggctctgataccataaaagTGTTAGACAGATTGTATAATACGGCTGTAAATCTCCTTACTTATGAGAGGAGATGTCTTGGCATTATATAACGAGGTTACAGCTCAAGAGTCCTATATAATAGGATTGGATAAATACAAGGGAACAAACTGATAGATACTATGAATTCTATGCTAAGTACAATTGGTCTTAAGGATAACTCTTATCACCTTCCCTGATGAATCTATGGaggaaaatataattaattacaagCCGATCAAGCATGGAATCCACAACTGATAAAATCTTCCACTGCAAAAAGGAGAGGAGCTTGTTTACTAACTAAAGATCTTCGCAATAATCTATTCAAGGCTGTCAAGTGCCCTTTTTACTAATCCCACCAAACTCAACAACCCTTCATAGCCCAATAGAATACTTCGGATCTCTacttattaatttgatatatatatataatcgtaAATCAAATAACTAacagtttaattattattattataatggaTAATAGTTTTGGGACATACTTGCGCAATAGCTTGAGAATGGAGGAATCAGTATTTGACTAAGTAATCAAACATCGATTGCAAATTAGTTCCAATTAGTTATGATTagatggtttttatttatttatcttatgatattatcaacttaaattaaaatcattttcaatatcCTCGACGTGCATTTCACGACAAGATGCATGTAACCTCATTTTTCTCACTTCTTATAATTGATGTAGATATACCATTACGCAATAAATTTTCCGGTCTATTCAAATGAAATTACTCCTTCAAAGTGCAATAACCAGAGCACCAAACTCTCATGCTACTTGACCATGTTGGGTCGTGGAACCAACAAGTTGATCATTCCTTCCAAAATGAATCATCGATTTGTAACTTTTATTCAGGAAGATGAGTTATATATTGTATAATCAGTAGTGGGTTTATGCATACATTCATGGAGCTTACTTCTAATGAGTGGCAATTGTCAATTTCCATATGGATAGCTGTAGCATAATACACattctccttttcctttgtctaatattgttctttattttcaaggaaaatgttAAAATGAGATTCGTGCTTGCTTCAATGGATCCACCGGCTACATATGCACAAGTGGCATTCATTGTAAGAAGCCAGCCACGTAAGGAAATCTTTATACTTTTCTAattttccttattattattattcttattattattataagaagcCAACCAAACCACACTGATAAAACGTTTCTGGAACTCATTATTTGAAGATGCTCCAGAATCCAATATGCTAgagaatttgagtttttaataaGTGTTCAGATAATGAATGATGACacatttatatcaattttttttctgcaGAGCTAAGGGCCTAGAGAGTTGATGGTAAACACCTTGATTCCTATAAAGCAATCCCTGTAAGTGGGATTTTTATGACCCTCTGATGGCTAAGTCAATGACTTTATAGTGAAGAGTAATAAATGaacattaaattctaagaacaagAGTGTTCATTCTTAGTTCATACATGATGAATGCTGAGAACATATTGTAAGTGAgtgaagattgtgaaccttttaCATGAGTTATtcagaaaatatttataacatttatacctttaacttttttctttttgttcaaggGGTCGAAAGtctttttcttattcatatCCAAGTGAGAAAGCAATTCTTTACATCAACATTAATGTTAATATAAGTGTCATTTTACACGGTATTAAATGTTGATAGGAGTATCACGTGCCTATAGAGGACGACCCTACATCATTTTGTACATAATAGTAGTTTTGATGAGATCAACCCATACaatcaacattaatgttgattGATGTATAGATgatttttaaaggattttttacACAGCTAGGGTGTAAGGAGATGATAACCCTAGGTTCCTCTATTGTACGTTAGGATCTAGGATGATCCAAGACCAAATGATGTTGAGTCTAGCGTCCCTCTAGGTCTAAAAATGTCTGGGTCTAACGCGTAACCGAGTCCAAGGGAGTTAGGTCTAGCATCTTGTCAATCCCACAAACACTTAGACATGGCACATAGCCAAGCCAAATGGAGTTGGATATAGCACCTTGCTTGACCCATAAAAGTTTGGGCCTAGTACATAGCCGAGTCTAAAGGAGTTGAGTCTGACATCTTGTCAGACCCACAAGCACTTAGGCTTGGAATGTAGTCGAGTCCAAAGGATTTAGGTCTATCACCTTGTCAGACCTACTAGCACTTAGTATTAGAATGTAGCCGAGCCTAAGGGATCTAGGTCTAGCATCTTTCCAAACCCACAAGTACTTAGACCTGACACGTAGCCTAGCCCAAATAAGTTTGGTCTAGCGTCATGCCAGACCCACGTGCGTTTGGGCTTTTTGACCTTTGTTGAGCTTTTATGATGAGACGTCTTTCTCTCATCCCCTCTATCTATAGGCCTTTTGAGTTAATGGATTTTAGTATCAAATATATTGATCCATCAATAGCCCCTCaagtttttatgtatttaatacgcaaagattttgaaaatgtcctttttctttaataagAGATCTTTTAACTTCCCCATGAGATTTGTTCTGTCCAAAGTAGAACTGTTAGGATCATTATGATTTGACGTCATGTCCTCATTGAAAAAAGTCTTCTTGAGAAACAAAACGGCAGCTCACCTTTAATGTAGTAATTGAGCAAACTTCTAGGGATCTATGATGACATGATAAATCACTCATCCAACAATGGGGGTTATAAATTGTCTTCTTTATAACCCTAGtcatttgtctcttttttttcttttatttttttcagtttttatcaaattgatttggagATTTCTTAAGTCACTCCTTCATTTTCATATTGCACATctattttcctcttcttcttagAACAATAGACTCTCATAGGAGTAAGTTTGGTTCCAGGAGTGAGTGTATCATTCCTTTTAGTGATGAGTTTTAGTCTCAGTAAGAAACTATAGAGCGCAACAGGGAGCAAGGATCCATCAGATTAGGCCTCAGGTCTAGATGTTTACCCTCAACGTCCTCTCCTAGTAGGGAAAGAGATAGTTCTCCCCATTATGAAAGCTTTTTTTCTAGTGCCTCGAGAGATCCTCTAGAGGGGGAGAGGTTTCCTTAAACCCCTAAGGACGATGATTTAAGTACCTTGAGTATTAGCGAGCTGGCCTTCACTAACAATAGGCAACCTAAAGCCTTTGTGGGTTAGTTTCCCTCTAAGAGAGAAAAGATTAGTGAGGAGACTTGGCCTTTGCTTATGGGCACTTTGAGATTACAGCCCCAATATACATGTATGACTTAGGGTACTCCTTCCTTATTTGAGGGTTTATAAGTGACATATTTGGGTATTATAACTTAAGCCCAAAACAACTGCACCCTAGTGCATGGTTGACATTGTCAGCTTTTGACAAGTTTCTTCAGCTTATCGACATCAAACCCATCATAAACCTTTTTAGGGTTTATTACTAGCTGGTCGCGGGTACTAACAATGATAATGACATCTGGTGGTTTTTCACTTTTGCTAATAAATTTGTTGGAGCCATGAGAAAAGCTCTTTACAGCAAGCCTGTGTATCTAAAGAAATTGAGGGAGAGATGGTTGGTCATAAGATACACAGGGATAGTTAGCCCTCAAGAAGGCATGCATCAAATTTGGGGTTGTTCCCACCACTAGAAGGTGCCTCCTCGTAAGGTAAACAGTTGGCCTCATCCGAGTTTAGCCGAGAAGGAAGCTCGTGCTTTTTTGGCCTTTACCTCCATTGAGCATGAAGTCAACAGGATGGCCAAAGGAGAATACCAAGCATTGTTGCAAAGTATGTAACctctttaccttttgtttttgttcatctATAGTTCATTTCTGATTTTGTTTCTATATAGGGTTAACAATCGAGAGAGGATGAGAGATTTTAGCTAGATCTCTAGCAGAAAGCTTATCTTCAACAAGGAGGGCGTCCTCATCTCTTGTAGTGATTGGAACAGCCAATAAAGAAGAAATAGAGCACGATCCTATTATGGTGAATGAACTCTCCATTCCTGAACTATTTCTGATGAAATAATGGTGATAGGCTAGTATTCCTGTTATAATAGAGGTTAAGGGGACTCATACTCCTTCATTTAAGGATCATGCATATCAAACTCCCATTGAAGTAATAACGGGTGTGACCGCTCATTTTAAAAGAAGAATGGTGTCCACGCCTATAGAGATTGGCGTTCGAGCTTTCGCAGCAAAGATGTTTGTCTCTCTAGTTTATTCTCTTATTATGGTCATAGAGGTTACAACTGTCAAGTCCTTTACTCATGGTCAGgaatttgaagatattttttctcacttttcCCTTGGTTGCactcccttttattttctttattttaaatgataagaAGAGGCATGCCATGTAGGCTACTATTGGTGGGAGGTGTGGGCTTAGCAAGACTAGCATAGAAGTGGTGAGGCAACTAGAGAGGATCCTCACCATtcctttagatattttataaatatccaATAAGAGCTACAACTATCATTTGGCCTTGACTGGTCAAATGACTTTTAATGTAAagagttttcttttctaactttttttttttggctttgtgGTCATCCTTCCTGACATTTTGTTCTCGGAAAACTGTTATGATGTGCTCTCATTCTTAAAGGTGCTAGGTGGCTGGGAGGAACCATGTAAAATATATCATCACAAAATATAGAACAAATCAGACTGCCCTTTAGAGGCTTCGAGAGGAAAAAGTAGTCGTGGAGGCTGAGCTAAGGGATCTCAAAATGGCATATTCTTCCTTAAAGGGTGAGGTGCAAAAAAGCTACCCTTCATTTGGGCTCTACTTAGCAGCGACTTTACGAGGCTCTTCATGAAGTCACCATCTTGAGGCAAACTATCATGGAGTTGCATGCATCTAAGAATGTTATGTGTGTTGAGCTCCAGACTACCAAGAAGGAAGCCTAAAACTCCGGATCTTCAACCTTTTTTTGGCCTCAATTCTAAATTCTACCCTCTATTTTAAGGACCCCTAATTGTCCATAACTAAAGCCTTCTTACCCTTCAAGCATAATGATGCATAGTGTCTAGAAGTCCTTTGGTCTCCCCTCATATTGGCCACTTCTTATTGGGTGAGGAATTTCAATATCAAGTTCTATATATTTATGATGGCGTTGATCTTGTGAATGAGAGTTTTTCTTATTACAGTTGTAGGCAAAGGATATATCTATCACCATTAATGGTTGTTAGAGAGTGATGCATCTAGGATATGTACCAGTTATATCCAAAAGCTTTAGGGTGCCCTTTACTAGTACCCCTAACCCTTCGATCCCAACAAGGGATTTTTTATTGGGGTCATCACATCCCTGGAGAGGATATTGATAGACCTTCCATCATCCATTATTACCCTGTGAATCATATAGCTAGCTAGGACCATGGAGATGACCAAGGCGTTTTCGTAGGGATAAGTCACCCCTTCTCCATCTTCTATAGTGAAAATAATAGGATTATGCCATAGACTTTTGTCGAGCTGCTATAAAGACTTGCTTCCTATATTTCCTCTTGCTATTGAGGTTTCTCCTCTTAATGAGGTCCCTTCTAAGATCACATTGATCTCCGTGAGAGTCTGGATGTGTTGATGGTGCTCTTCCCTATCTTGGTTCATATTGGCACTCCCCTTAATAAACTTTTTCAACTATCCCTTGGGTATCAACCTTTCAATCTCACTTTTCAGGGTGAAGCAATCTTCAGTGTCATACCCTTTGTCTttgtggaaaagaaaaaattttctAAAGGTACGAGTATATGGAAATGACGTCATATGAGATGGATACTAAATGTAATCCTTCTCTTTAATGGTCATGAACACTTCAGTGAGAGTAGCATTCAAGATAAAGAAATACCTCCTTTTAATGAGATGAACATGTTCCCTCACCGACCTCTTTTGATTTTGCTTTGAGTTATTCTCTTTGTTGTGAGTGGAATGACTCCACTTAGAAAGCTTTACCTCCTGAACCTCCTAGTAAATATAAGAAGGCTTGTATCATAGAATATTGGCTTTCTCTACCCGAATGTGGTTTTCCATGACCTGTTTTACCCTTATTAGGCTTCTATCAGGTAGGGCGTATAAGTCTCTCCATAGAGAGCATTCTCTTACTCCATTTATCAAAGCCTCTGAAGCTACTGGCtgaatcaattttttcatatttagcaTCTATTTGTTGAACCTTTTCAGATATGATCAAGTGGTTTCTCCTCATACTTAGGTTATGTTGTAGAGTTATGTGGAGCTTTTTTTTGCAGGTATGTTAATACTGAAATGCAATACAAGTTTTGTATAAATATCCTTGAAACCCGTGATGGAGTCTAGCTCTAAATTGTTGTATCATGCCCTAGTCGACCATCTGAAGGTCATTAACAGTATCTTGCACATGCCATCTATGTCTTGGATGATTAGCTCTAGGTTGCTACGCATGTTTTGGATGTGCTCTCGTGGATTTGCCAGTTCATCGTAATTGTATAAAGTCATCTTTTTGGAGATATAATCCTTGAGGACATGAGTGCCTAAGACCTGTTTGGATAAGAGGGACCCCTTTATCTCTTGGGTGCAATGTGCCACATCATAGAAATATCTCTTAGTCAAGCTTCTCCCTAATTTCTGCCTAGCTGGCTTAAGAGAGCTAAAAGATTCTAGTGTGGGATGGTGAGATCGATAACTGAGTTTTTTCTCGTAGTAGCTAGAGAGATCATCTTTGGAGTGATAGCTTCTTAGAAGGTCTCATATCGATGGGAGTGATCCCTTGGAAGGTTAATGGGCTACTCAGTCAAAGGGTTCTCTACATCATTTTATCCTATTTCCTTTAGGTAAGACAATTGTCTTCTAGTAGAGATGACATCTTATAGTTGTGGGGCTAGGACAGAAAGAGCTACCCTTAAAAAATATACCTTTTTTGTTGGGGCCTGCTAGAGTGACGTGGTTTGGTGTTGCCCTTGAGATGCTAGGATGACTTAAGTGAGGGCTTGCACCTGATTAATAAGTTGTTGAAATTTTGAGGGAGCTAGTAGAGCAATGTGCCAACTGTCGCGAAGAGGTCCATAACATTCCCCAACCCAAAAGTTTCTTGAATATCAGTCATTTATAGCAATTATAGGTGTCTAAAATTCATTATGAAAGCATAATTGATggctttttttaatagtttctCATAAACAGTGTCAATTGATGATGCTCCAGAATCCAATATGCTAAGGAACTTGAGTTTTTCAGCATTCAGATAATGGATGATCACATGTTCATGTCAATCTTCTCTTCTCCATAACTGAGGACTTAAAGGGTTGGTGGTAGAAGTCTGGATTCCTACAAAACAGTCCCTGTTGGTGGTATTTTTGGAACCCTCTGATAGTTAAGTCATTGACTTTATAGTGAGAAGTAGTAAATGaacattaaattctaagaacaaaAATGTTTGTTCTTAGTTCATATATGATGAATGTTGAGAACATATCATAAGATAATAAAGATTATAAACCTCTTACCTGGGTCGTTCTGAAAGTATTTACAATCTTTGTACCatgaacttttttctttttgttcaaggGGTCGAAAGtctttttcttattcatatCCAAGAAGGGAGAGAGttccttacatcaatattaatgttaatgtaAGTGCATTCTTACACAACATTAAATGTTGATAGGAGTATCATGTGCCTATAAAAGACGACCCTACATCATTTTATACGTAATATTAATATCTATAGGATCAATCCTTataatcaacattaatattgattgaCATATAGACGACTCTTAAAGGACTTTATACACAACTAGGACGTAAGGAGATGATAACCCTAGGTTCTCCTATTGTATGTTAGGATATGGGATAATTCTATACCTAGGGATGTTGAGTCTAGCGTCCCTCTAGGTCCAAAAGCGTCTGGGTCTAATGCACAACCGAGCCCAAAGGAGTTGGGTCTAGCACCTTACCAGACTTATAAACACTTAGGCTTGGCACCTTGCCAAACCCACAAGCACTTGGGCTTGACACGTAGCCAAGCCTAAGAGAGTTGGATATGTTATCTTACCAGACCCCCAAAACGTTTGGACCTAGCACATAGCCAACCCCAAGAGCGTTGGATCTGGCATCCTGTCAAACCCACATGTGTTTGGGCTTAGCGTATGGCTAAGTCCAAAGAAGATGGGTCTGGCAACTTGCCAATCTTTTTTCAACGAGTTTTGATATTTGTTGAACTTTTACGATGATCGTCTTTTTCTTGGCCTCTTTATTCATGGAccttttaagtaaataaattttagcatcGAATACGCTGATTCatcattattgaattttaaaattatttgtatcttatttattaattagacATCTTAGTCTATTGTGTCCCTTGCAACACCATCTAAACTTATAATGGTTTAAAAAGTAGAGAATAGAATATATTTTATCCTCTGAAACCTTATAGTTCCACCTGTCTTTTTCTTGGCTAGTATATACATTTTGTTTACGATCTCCTTGctaaattgagaagacaaaataAAGTTTCTTTAAACGAAGAATCTTTATTAAAGAACTTATATTATAAAGAATTTATTCTTATTACCGTAAATACATGGCATGTATCCTGACATTTGTATCACAGAAAGCGAAACATAGATCGGTCAAATTTAtgtttgttaatatatatataaaaacactaagATTCTATTATTGCTCCGAGCAGGAGACGGAATCTTAGAATTAGTGTCCCTTACCCATTTGTAAAATGGTAAACAAGACGGAAAAGATTTGAATTGCATTGATATGGATGCTGGTTGTGTGAGATTAAACAGTTATCTCTTCCATGCGAACATCTAACCCTATCCTTCAAAAATTAGTTCAACAAACCATCTAGGTGACGATCCAGTGGTAAAAatttgggatcaagagatttgctttctctgtggtctcaggttcgaaccatgtggttgctcatataatggtcactggaggcttacatggtcgttaacttcaggacccgtgggattagtcgaggtgcgcacaggCTGGCccaaacacccacattaaactaaaaaaaaaaattagttcaacAAGAAAAACTAAACCTCTagataatagtaatttttattagGTATCACATgaccaaaataccaaaataccctCAACACCATGCTATTACCAAAATACCCTCAACAGACCCCATTAAAGAATACAACACCATGCTACTTCCTGTTccgttttcattaaaaaaaaacccaactttCCCTCTCCTCATCCCATATAACCCACCACCATCATTCCTCTTCCTATCAACAAATCAtacttgagagagagagagagagagagacttgaaTGGAAGGGGAGATGGGAAGGAGCGGAAGCAGCAGCAAGAAGAGGAAGATGTGGCTTTTTAAGAGGTTAAAGATGAAGGAATCTTGGAGATGGAGATTGAGGTTTTTGGTTTCTGCTTTCAAGTGGAAAAGGCTTAAAATACAGCTTTCTTTGCTTGACGATTTGCTTTTCAAGATCATCTCTGTTTTAGAGGCTATTGTCTTGGTTATTACCttgtgcttcttttttctttgttgcgGCTGCCATTTTTGACATTTGTCTCTTTAAtgttattttggttcaaaaatcTTCTGttccatgttttcttttttcttttcatggtaTGTATAGTTTCTTAAATctttggaggaaaaaaaaaaacagggagaaTTAGGAGGGACTGTATCTATTTACTTATACGGTTTTCGTTTGTTAGTGCAAGTTGTTCATGATGGGAATTTGTCACAGCTCAAATTGAATTCTCGAATGCAATATTGAGTCGAATATATAGTCAGAATTCTGAGTTGGAGATGACAAAAACTAATTTGACACAGATTTCTGGAATGTGGACCAGTTGTTgttaaggtttttattttttatttttagtgaaaTTTTCTTCTTACATGGTTATTTATTTGAGCACTCCTTGCGTTAGTGAAGAGAAACAAGAGAAGAAGACTTGTCCAAAAGCAAAATTGAGCTTTATTTTAGCTAAATTTGAGCCCTTGGTTTCTGTTCTGCCTTGCAAGGTGAGGCTTTTGCGATTAGAGAGGCAATCAAGACGGTAGAGAAAGAGAAGTTTGCACATATACCTGTCGGTATTGAATTTGATGCTGCAATTATTGTTCTTGCTGCTGTCCAGCAAAGTCTATTTTATTTAGCAACCATTTAAACCTGCAAAGATTTTAATCACCCATCAGGGATTTGGTATGAATTATATTGTTTAAGAATGAACCAAAGATGATAAGAAATTATCTGGCGTTATGTCCACTTTGCATCCATAATTTGTCTACTAATTAACCTCCCttgatttgtttgaaaataatagtaattgttTACCGCAGAAGGAAACAAATCCCAATAAAGCTTGTTGGGGTGTAttgttggaattgttttttatttaaaaatatattaaaataatattttttattttaaaaaattacttttaatattaacacatcaaaataaatttaaaaatattaaaataatattaatttaaaataaaaaaataaaaaaaattaattttttaaaaatatttttaaaacataaaaataaaatataatagacAGCATTCCTGAAATTTGAGTGCGGTTCACAATAAACTTTAAAGTTTAGACACATCATGAtccttctgattttttttccgaTTGAGTTCCGAGAAGGAACTTGAGGTAATAAAAATTCTGCCCTGACATAATTTTAATGTCAACAGTCGACACCTATGAAGGATCAGAATTGTCAACAGGAAGTTCTGAAAAGAAATGTTGTACTTCAAGACCaagtgatgataatttttgggttttgttcCACATTAGCACAACAGTCAAAAGTATTTCCCAAACAAGCGTAGCTTGTGTCGGAATGTGCATGGCGTTAAATAGCAGAATTGTTTCCTAAATTAATTGTTGTTTCgagattaattataaaattacgaTTTGTTGAATTCAtcacataatattatttttattgaaaaatatattaatttataaaagtctAGATAAAAGGATTAGTTATGCAAAACAAAGATACATCATTCATAAAGTATCATACCTATAGTAAGTTgtattgttgattgattgttttataGGTCATGTTTTTATCTGTTAATCTCATCTAAAGTTCAAGGCAAATCTCCTTTTATGAAGAAGTTCATGCCTTATTGAGTTAAATCATAACTGTTCtaagaatcaaattttatcatcgtatttattttctactttgtatctttaataacTGAGGATATACTTTACAATGTAATTGTATACCCTCAAACAATAAAGTCTACAGCTAATTCATAAGGTTTATTgctattaattcatttaattttatatcggGAGTATGCATCACGTTGTCAAATTCATACCCcagatattaattaaacaaatcaattttttaggtatttttaaaattttgatcaaattctaatggataatcataaattggttatgatatccattttgcgtttttaaaacatgatgagaacacaatttttgttttttagaaaatatgcatgaaaaaacatttagaatttGGTTatatgcacgaaaacaaaacatgtttttgtattttttaaatagagaaatatttttaatccttttgaatttttttcgaAGTTTCAAGAAAAACctagtatttttaatactgATTTTGTATCTTACATTGTAAGTTTATAGCTCGATATTAGGCAAAACTATTAGAAAAACATGTGAATgacccataaataattttaaaatgatcattaatttttttcagaattttaaaaataatttggggCTTGTCTGGCGAAAGCACAAAAATGTGTTTTAAATCAAGCAAgatact
The DNA window shown above is from Populus trichocarpa isolate Nisqually-1 chromosome 4, P.trichocarpa_v4.1, whole genome shotgun sequence and carries:
- the LOC18097733 gene encoding uncharacterized protein LOC18097733, with translation MEGEMGRSGSSSKKRKMWLFKRLKMKESWRWRLRFLVSAFKWKRLKIQLSLLDDLLFKIISVLEAIVLVITLCFFFLCCGCHF